The Pantoea nemavictus genome includes a region encoding these proteins:
- a CDS encoding vWA domain-containing protein: MMLQPGQNLPLQSMQLTLRLHYAATSTFSGDVDCSVFLLNANGKVRGDDDFIFFNQPATANRSVVMQNTPQGSSLTLDLNKIAADVSKIAITLVIDGNETLTALNTLTLTAENIAHFSPETQGRSEKALILAEVYRHNGGWKLRALGQGFNGGLEPLARNYGVDIAQPTAQPAAPTVVSLEKKLQEKAPRLVSLAKKATVSLSKYQLQTVKARVAFVLDASGSMKGQFSKGNVQAVLDRIAVLAAQFDDDGSMDVWGFGQQHAKYPDVTLDNLDGYIAMIQRGGKQSAWEILPGLGGTNNEPPVMEELIDTFRHSDLPVYVVFITDGGISKTRAIKEAIRRSANYPIFWKFVGLGGSNYGILQDLDNFNDRRIDNTHFFAIDNFASLAEDRLYDLLLEEFKPWLDAAKADRIY, translated from the coding sequence ATGATGTTACAACCGGGCCAGAATCTCCCGCTGCAAAGCATGCAGCTGACGCTTCGCCTGCACTATGCCGCCACATCCACCTTCAGCGGTGATGTGGATTGCAGCGTTTTCCTGCTTAATGCCAACGGAAAAGTGCGGGGTGATGACGACTTCATCTTCTTCAATCAGCCCGCGACAGCCAATCGCAGCGTGGTGATGCAAAACACGCCGCAGGGCAGCAGCCTCACGTTGGATCTGAATAAAATCGCTGCAGACGTAAGCAAGATTGCCATCACCTTAGTGATTGACGGCAATGAGACGCTGACCGCGCTCAACACGTTGACTCTGACAGCAGAAAATATTGCTCACTTCAGCCCGGAAACGCAGGGGCGCAGCGAGAAAGCGCTGATCCTGGCAGAAGTTTATCGTCACAACGGCGGCTGGAAACTGCGAGCATTAGGGCAGGGATTCAACGGTGGACTTGAACCTCTGGCACGCAATTATGGCGTCGATATCGCGCAACCCACGGCGCAACCCGCCGCGCCAACGGTGGTTAGCCTGGAGAAAAAACTGCAGGAGAAAGCGCCGCGGTTAGTGAGCCTGGCAAAAAAAGCCACCGTTAGTCTGAGCAAATATCAGCTGCAGACGGTAAAAGCGAGAGTGGCGTTTGTGCTGGATGCTTCAGGATCGATGAAAGGGCAGTTTAGTAAGGGCAACGTGCAGGCGGTACTGGATCGCATTGCAGTGCTGGCGGCGCAGTTTGATGATGACGGTTCGATGGATGTCTGGGGCTTTGGTCAGCAACACGCAAAATATCCCGATGTCACGCTGGACAATCTTGATGGCTATATCGCTATGATTCAGCGTGGTGGCAAGCAGTCAGCGTGGGAGATTTTACCCGGACTGGGCGGCACCAATAACGAGCCGCCGGTAATGGAAGAGTTGATTGATACCTTCCGCCACAGTGATTTACCGGTATACGTAGTGTTTATTACCGATGGCGGCATCAGCAAAACGCGCGCCATTAAAGAGGCGATTCGCCGCTCGGCAAACTATCCGATCTTCTGGAAGTTCGTCGGGCTTGGCGGCAGTAACTACGGTATTCTGCAGGATCTGGATAACTTCAACGATCGCCGCATCGACAATACCCATTTCTTTGCCATCGATAACTTCGCCAGTCTGGCTGAGGATCGTTTGTATGATTTGCTGTTGGAGGAGTTTAAACCCTGGCTGGATGCGGCAAAGGCTGACCGGATTTACTGA
- a CDS encoding DUF1272 domain-containing protein — protein sequence MLELRPNCECCDKDLPPESPDARICSFECTFCVTCAEGSLAQRCPNCSGELVRRPIRPVAALARHPASTTRHLSASATR from the coding sequence ATGCTGGAACTACGTCCCAACTGCGAATGCTGCGACAAAGATTTGCCGCCGGAGTCGCCCGATGCGCGCATTTGCTCATTCGAATGCACCTTCTGTGTCACCTGTGCGGAAGGCTCGCTGGCGCAGCGCTGTCCGAACTGCAGCGGTGAACTGGTGCGACGACCGATTCGACCGGTGGCGGCGTTAGCGCGTCATCCCGCATCAACCACGCGACATTTATCCGCTTCCGCCACACGTTGA
- a CDS encoding Cof-type HAD-IIB family hydrolase, producing the protein MTVVKMVAVDKDGTFLDDKKQFNRARFHACYQQMKQRGIKFVVASGNQYYQLKSFFPDIASEIAFVAENGAWIIDRDEELFCGSFSRQDIDAVLDTLHNGNYPELRYILCGRESAYYFEGLDEKWLVKMRHYCHRLKAIRSLDEVADDKLFKFALNLSDDYVEPLMADIERLHHGAAAATSSGHGSVDLIVPGNHKGHGLDLLGQRWGIDRSEILVFGDGGNDLEMLQQSGFSFAMANAPQKVKDAARFAAPSNNEEGVLQVIEQMLAGKPPFNISA; encoded by the coding sequence ATGACCGTGGTAAAAATGGTGGCGGTGGATAAAGACGGCACCTTCCTCGACGACAAAAAACAGTTCAATCGCGCGCGTTTTCACGCCTGCTATCAGCAAATGAAACAGCGTGGCATCAAATTTGTGGTAGCCAGTGGTAACCAATATTACCAACTCAAATCCTTCTTCCCCGATATCGCCAGTGAGATTGCCTTCGTGGCGGAAAATGGCGCATGGATTATTGATCGCGATGAAGAGTTGTTCTGTGGTTCGTTCTCACGCCAGGACATTGATGCGGTGCTGGATACGTTACACAACGGCAATTATCCCGAGTTGCGCTACATTCTGTGCGGACGCGAAAGTGCCTACTACTTCGAAGGCCTCGATGAAAAATGGCTGGTGAAGATGCGTCACTATTGCCATCGCCTGAAGGCTATCCGCAGCCTGGATGAGGTGGCAGACGATAAGCTGTTTAAGTTCGCGCTGAATCTGTCGGATGATTATGTTGAACCGCTGATGGCGGACATCGAACGGCTGCATCACGGCGCCGCAGCGGCAACCTCCAGCGGTCACGGTTCAGTGGATTTGATTGTGCCGGGCAACCATAAAGGTCACGGCCTCGACCTGCTGGGCCAACGCTGGGGCATCGATCGCAGTGAAATTTTGGTGTTTGGCGACGGCGGAAACGATCTCGAAATGCTGCAGCAGTCCGGCTTTAGTTTTGCCATGGCCAACGCGCCGCAAAAGGTGAAAGACGCCGCGCGCTTTGCAGCGCCCAGCAACAATGAAGAGGGCGTGTTACAGGTGATTGAGCAGATGCTGGCCGGTAAACCGCCGTTTAATATCTCAGCGTAG
- a CDS encoding AI-2E family transporter, with protein sequence MRIKGLNLGFFIVILAIVTFAFFDVLTPYFSAIFWAAILAVIFHPLKSLLRRKMGDRNGLASFATLLIICLIVFTPLALITSSMVVEVNTVYTKLQNNSAQFPAVFADLLQHLPSWARNYLAENNLNNAQEIQQKLSGFALKGGQYMAGSVFLIGKGTFTFTVGFGVMLYLLFFLLKDGAWLVNLMLEALPLSTYVKHHLMMKFAAVSRATVKGTVVVAVVQGVLGGIAFWITGIDGSLLWGTLMAFLSLIPAVGSAIVWVPATIFFFATSAIWKALFLIGFFVVVVGLVDNILRPLLVGKDTKMPDYLILISTLGGMEVYGINGFVIGPLIAALFIACWNLLSGRDNRENSEEIDEEFIEEGKTREEEGKIHE encoded by the coding sequence ATGCGTATTAAAGGACTTAATTTAGGCTTTTTTATCGTTATTTTGGCGATCGTTACCTTCGCCTTTTTTGATGTGCTGACACCTTATTTCTCTGCCATTTTCTGGGCCGCGATTCTGGCGGTGATCTTCCATCCCTTAAAGTCGCTGCTGCGCCGCAAAATGGGCGATCGTAACGGCCTGGCGTCGTTTGCGACTTTATTGATTATCTGCCTGATTGTATTCACCCCGCTGGCGCTGATCACCTCTTCGATGGTGGTTGAAGTCAACACGGTGTACACCAAGCTGCAAAACAACTCCGCACAGTTCCCGGCGGTGTTTGCTGATTTGCTGCAGCATCTGCCTTCCTGGGCGCGCAACTATCTCGCCGAAAACAACCTGAACAACGCACAAGAGATTCAGCAAAAGCTTTCTGGCTTTGCGCTGAAAGGCGGCCAGTACATGGCCGGCAGCGTGTTCCTGATCGGGAAAGGCACCTTCACCTTTACCGTTGGTTTTGGCGTGATGCTTTACCTGCTGTTCTTCCTGTTGAAAGACGGTGCCTGGCTGGTCAATCTGATGCTGGAAGCGCTGCCGCTTTCAACCTACGTTAAACATCATTTGATGATGAAGTTTGCGGCGGTATCGCGTGCCACAGTAAAAGGCACGGTGGTGGTTGCAGTGGTGCAAGGGGTGCTTGGCGGCATCGCCTTCTGGATCACCGGCATTGATGGCAGCTTGTTATGGGGCACCTTGATGGCGTTCCTGTCGCTGATTCCAGCGGTGGGCTCGGCGATTGTTTGGGTGCCAGCGACCATCTTCTTCTTCGCCACCAGCGCCATCTGGAAAGCCCTGTTCCTGATTGGTTTCTTCGTGGTGGTGGTGGGTCTGGTGGATAACATCCTGCGTCCGCTGCTGGTGGGTAAAGACACCAAAATGCCTGACTACCTGATTTTGATCTCAACGCTGGGCGGCATGGAAGTGTACGGCATCAACGGTTTTGTGATTGGACCGCTCATTGCCGCGCTGTTTATTGCCTGCTGGAATCTGCTCTCCGGTCGCGATAACCGTGAGAACTCAGAAGAGATCGACGAAGAGTTTATCGAGGAAGGTAAAACCCGCGAGGAAGAGGGAAAGATTCACGAGTAA
- a CDS encoding iron-containing alcohol dehydrogenase → MLRVTLGIKHLGQRRNFCFAKVINFLPAGYQNVCSGSVTAFGYTKVFTPNKKDVQVSENLIELYSNQQTLFGRGSIDQLIPLLAANTQPTLLFCGRSFLNGPAWARLGNALNDQIIGYEIVSHEASPDEIDGWVRRWRGHVDRVVAIGGGSVLDAAKAFSAMMQHPLSTARYLEKVGDTPVQAVTLPLIAIPTTAGTGSEATQNAVVTDQQHIQVKASLRHPVFVPQVAILDPDLLKGAPDSVLATCAIDAFTHLFEAYLSRKGNLFTQQTALNGLQLFFKAWPDLNREDGRGDAAREAMMMASWLGGVCLSSAGLGVIHGIAGELGAIKPFHHGEVCGRLLFPFLDVLAETEHAEQQRLMAQLGQQLLPDDPAPPALALKAWIQQHAITPFWLDGPTLSATDVDWIVARANSKNGWVSYDAPTLTEMITAAWRIV, encoded by the coding sequence ATGTTAAGGGTAACATTGGGCATAAAGCACCTGGGGCAGCGGCGGAATTTCTGTTTTGCGAAGGTGATCAACTTTTTGCCTGCGGGTTATCAGAATGTTTGCAGCGGGAGTGTCACGGCTTTTGGTTACACTAAGGTCTTTACGCCAAACAAGAAGGATGTGCAGGTGAGTGAGAATCTGATCGAGTTGTACAGTAATCAACAAACCCTGTTTGGTCGCGGCAGTATTGACCAGTTAATTCCGCTGCTGGCGGCCAATACCCAGCCGACGCTACTGTTTTGTGGCCGCTCATTTCTAAATGGTCCTGCCTGGGCGCGTTTAGGGAACGCGCTCAACGATCAGATCATCGGTTATGAGATCGTCAGCCATGAAGCCTCGCCGGATGAGATCGATGGCTGGGTGCGGCGCTGGCGCGGCCATGTTGATCGTGTGGTAGCGATTGGCGGCGGCAGCGTATTGGATGCCGCCAAAGCTTTCAGCGCCATGATGCAGCATCCACTCAGCACCGCCCGCTATCTGGAGAAAGTGGGCGATACGCCGGTACAAGCCGTGACCCTGCCGCTGATTGCCATCCCCACCACGGCAGGCACCGGTAGCGAAGCCACGCAAAACGCGGTGGTGACCGATCAGCAACACATTCAGGTCAAAGCTTCGCTGCGCCATCCGGTATTTGTGCCGCAGGTGGCGATTCTCGATCCCGACCTGCTGAAAGGCGCGCCGGACAGCGTGCTGGCAACCTGCGCGATCGATGCCTTCACCCACTTATTCGAAGCTTACCTGTCGCGCAAAGGCAACCTGTTCACTCAGCAAACCGCCCTCAACGGTCTGCAGCTGTTCTTCAAAGCGTGGCCGGATTTAAATCGTGAAGATGGGCGTGGTGATGCCGCGCGCGAAGCGATGATGATGGCATCCTGGTTAGGCGGTGTATGTCTAAGCAGCGCCGGATTAGGCGTGATCCACGGAATTGCCGGCGAGCTGGGGGCTATCAAACCGTTCCATCACGGTGAAGTGTGTGGCCGTTTGCTGTTCCCGTTCCTCGATGTGCTGGCAGAAACCGAACATGCCGAGCAGCAACGTTTGATGGCGCAACTTGGTCAACAGCTGCTGCCGGACGATCCCGCCCCGCCAGCCTTAGCGCTGAAAGCGTGGATCCAGCAGCACGCAATTACGCCCTTCTGGCTGGACGGTCCCACGCTGTCAGCCACCGACGTTGACTGGATTGTCGCACGCGCCAACAGCAAAAACGGTTGGGTTAGCTACGACGCACCAACGTTAACGGAGATGATCACCGCCGCCTGGCGCATCGTCTAA
- a CDS encoding TerC/Alx family metal homeostasis membrane protein, which yields MVSTHIGFPAETVAVFIALSVGAIFIDLFMHRGDKPISLKSAALWSVFWVAVAMGFAGFLYIHHGAEVASLFVTGYALEKVLSVDNLFVMMAIFSWFAVPDRYRHRVLYWGIIGAIVFRGIFVAIGTGLLSLGPYVEIVFALIVAWTAVMMLKSGDDSDEIEDYSQHLAYRGVKRFFPIWPKMRGNAFLLNQKEVDEELQKPENKDVMVGRGKKAALYATPLMLCVAVVELSDVMFAFDSVPAIIAVSREPLIVYSAMMFAILGLRTLYFVLEALKQYLVHLEKAVIVLLFFIAVKLGLNATDHIWHHGYSISASASLFVVLGVLAVGIVLSVMFPGKPEEKEES from the coding sequence ATGGTATCTACACACATTGGCTTTCCAGCTGAAACCGTCGCGGTGTTCATCGCGCTGTCAGTAGGGGCTATTTTTATCGACCTGTTTATGCACCGTGGCGACAAGCCAATTTCGCTGAAAAGCGCGGCGTTATGGTCGGTGTTCTGGGTTGCAGTGGCGATGGGTTTCGCCGGCTTCCTCTATATCCATCACGGCGCTGAAGTTGCCAGCCTGTTCGTGACCGGTTACGCGCTGGAGAAAGTTCTTTCCGTCGATAACCTGTTCGTGATGATGGCGATCTTCTCGTGGTTTGCCGTTCCGGACCGCTATCGTCACCGCGTGCTCTACTGGGGCATCATCGGTGCTATCGTCTTCAGGGGCATCTTCGTGGCGATCGGTACTGGCTTGCTGAGCCTCGGTCCGTACGTCGAAATCGTGTTTGCGCTGATCGTAGCGTGGACGGCGGTGATGATGCTGAAAAGCGGCGACGACAGCGACGAGATCGAAGATTACTCGCAGCACCTTGCCTATCGCGGCGTGAAACGCTTCTTCCCGATCTGGCCAAAAATGCGTGGTAACGCCTTCCTGCTTAATCAGAAGGAAGTCGATGAAGAGCTGCAGAAGCCAGAAAACAAAGATGTGATGGTCGGTCGCGGCAAGAAAGCGGCGCTGTATGCCACGCCGTTGATGCTGTGTGTGGCGGTGGTTGAACTCTCTGACGTGATGTTCGCCTTTGACTCGGTGCCGGCGATTATCGCGGTGAGCCGTGAACCGCTGATCGTCTATAGCGCCATGATGTTCGCCATCCTCGGCTTGCGTACTCTGTATTTCGTCCTTGAAGCATTGAAGCAGTATCTGGTTCACCTGGAGAAAGCCGTTATCGTGCTGCTGTTCTTCATCGCGGTGAAACTGGGTCTGAATGCTACCGATCATATCTGGCATCACGGCTACAGCATCTCTGCTAGCGCCAGCCTGTTTGTGGTACTCGGCGTGTTAGCGGTCGGTATTGTGCTCAGCGTGATGTTCCCCGGGAAACCCGAGGAAAAAGAAGAGAGCTGA
- a CDS encoding RcnB family protein: MKKTTLTLIASLIACSTLFSSTSWADGPGDQRWQSHGGDQHQNHGRGPDHGGDRGPDRGNNHDRGDRHDRGPGPDRHDRYADHRMPEGHHGGDRFAWGGHDFRRGYPAPPEFRGSHYRVDDWRDRGLYEPPRGEHWANIDGNYVLVAAATGIVTAILLNGGFN, translated from the coding sequence ATGAAAAAAACAACGCTCACTCTTATTGCGTCACTTATTGCATGCAGCACACTGTTTTCAAGCACCTCGTGGGCGGATGGCCCGGGGGATCAGCGCTGGCAGTCGCACGGCGGCGATCAGCATCAGAATCATGGACGCGGCCCGGATCATGGCGGTGACCGTGGACCGGATCGCGGCAATAATCACGACCGCGGCGACCGTCACGATCGCGGACCTGGCCCGGATCGTCACGACCGTTATGCCGACCACCGTATGCCGGAAGGGCATCACGGCGGCGATCGTTTCGCCTGGGGCGGCCATGATTTCCGCCGCGGCTATCCGGCACCGCCGGAGTTTCGTGGCTCGCACTATCGCGTAGATGACTGGCGCGATCGCGGTTTATATGAACCACCACGTGGTGAGCATTGGGCCAACATTGACGGTAATTATGTGCTGGTGGCCGCAGCAACCGGTATCGTCACGGCGATTCTGCTCAACGGCGGCTTTAACTAA
- a CDS encoding TerD family protein — protein MAVSLVKGGNVSLTKEAPTMNVAMAGLGWDARVTDGQDFDLDASVFMVGDDGKVLSDSGFIFFNNKLSACGSVEHQGDNRTGAGDGDDEQVKITLSQVPADVKKLVFAVTIYDAEARKQNFGMVSNSFMRIFNNDNGAEIARFDLSEDASTETAMVFGELYRNGTEWKFKAVGQGFAGGLAALASQHGVSV, from the coding sequence ATGGCAGTTTCTCTGGTAAAAGGCGGTAACGTTTCCCTGACTAAAGAAGCACCAACCATGAATGTTGCCATGGCGGGTCTGGGTTGGGATGCACGTGTAACCGATGGTCAGGACTTTGACCTTGATGCTTCAGTGTTTATGGTTGGCGACGACGGTAAAGTGCTGAGCGACAGCGGCTTTATCTTCTTCAACAATAAGCTGAGCGCTTGTGGTTCCGTTGAGCATCAGGGCGATAACCGCACCGGTGCCGGCGATGGCGATGACGAGCAGGTGAAAATTACCCTGTCTCAAGTGCCGGCTGATGTGAAGAAGCTGGTGTTTGCGGTCACCATTTATGATGCAGAAGCGCGTAAGCAGAACTTCGGCATGGTGAGCAACAGCTTTATGCGTATCTTCAACAATGATAACGGCGCCGAAATCGCCCGTTTTGACCTGTCTGAAGATGCTTCGACCGAAACCGCGATGGTGTTTGGCGAGCTGTATCGCAACGGCACTGAATGGAAATTCAAAGCCGTTGGTCAAGGCTTCGCAGGCGGCCTGGCAGCGCTGGCTTCGCAGCACGGCGTGAGCGTCTGA
- a CDS encoding tellurite resistance TerB family protein, whose protein sequence is MSFFNKVKGAFNSGRDELTKQVSRFKNKKFMQGTVAVCARIAVADGGVSAEEKQKMIGFLRASEELKVFDTTEVIEFFNKLVSSFDFDLEIGKGETMKYILALKDQPEAAQLAIRVGIAVGKSDGDFDADEQKAVREIAVALGFDPAIFGL, encoded by the coding sequence ATGAGCTTTTTCAACAAGGTCAAAGGGGCATTTAACTCCGGCCGCGATGAGCTGACCAAACAGGTTAGCCGCTTTAAAAATAAGAAATTTATGCAGGGTACAGTCGCAGTCTGCGCGCGCATTGCGGTTGCAGATGGCGGCGTGAGCGCAGAAGAAAAACAGAAGATGATCGGTTTTCTGCGTGCGTCTGAAGAATTGAAAGTTTTTGATACCACGGAAGTGATTGAGTTCTTCAACAAGCTGGTAAGCAGCTTCGATTTCGATCTGGAAATCGGCAAGGGCGAAACCATGAAGTACATCCTGGCATTAAAGGATCAGCCGGAAGCCGCGCAGTTGGCGATCCGTGTAGGTATTGCTGTCGGTAAAAGTGATGGTGATTTTGATGCTGACGAGCAAAAAGCGGTGCGCGAAATCGCCGTGGCTTTGGGCTTCGATCCAGCAATTTTTGGGCTTTAA
- a CDS encoding TerD family protein, translated as MSVSLSKGGNVSLSKAAPTMKNVLVGLGWDARSTDGQDFDLDASAFLLSASGKVRGDADFIFYNNLVSSDGSVSHTGDNRTGEGDGDDESLKIKLDLIPADVDKIVFVVTIHDAQTRRQSFGQVSGAFIRLVNDDDRSEVARYDLTEDASTETAMLFGELYRNGAEWKFRAVGQGYAGGLASVCAQYGINAS; from the coding sequence ATGAGCGTTTCTCTTTCTAAAGGCGGTAACGTTTCGCTAAGCAAAGCGGCACCAACCATGAAAAACGTCCTCGTTGGCCTTGGCTGGGATGCACGTTCCACCGATGGTCAGGACTTTGACCTTGATGCGTCAGCGTTCTTGCTGTCCGCCAGCGGCAAAGTGCGCGGCGATGCTGACTTTATTTTCTATAACAACCTGGTCTCTTCTGACGGTTCCGTTTCGCACACCGGTGACAACCGTACCGGTGAAGGCGATGGCGATGATGAATCGCTGAAAATCAAACTGGACCTAATTCCCGCTGACGTCGACAAAATTGTATTTGTGGTCACCATCCACGATGCACAGACCCGTCGTCAGAGCTTTGGCCAGGTTTCAGGCGCGTTTATCCGCCTGGTTAACGATGATGACCGCAGTGAAGTGGCGCGTTACGATTTGACCGAAGATGCGTCAACCGAAACCGCTATGCTGTTTGGCGAGCTGTACCGTAACGGTGCCGAGTGGAAATTCCGCGCGGTTGGCCAGGGTTATGCCGGTGGTTTGGCCTCGGTATGTGCTCAGTACGGTATCAACGCGTCTTAA
- a CDS encoding DUF523 domain-containing protein, producing MEKILVSACLMGYAVRYNASDKALVSATLARWRSEQRLVIHCPELAAGLHTPRLPAEIAGGSAEQVLTGAARIIESDGRDVTQHYVLAAWLALRAAQEAHCRFALLTDGSPTCGSQQVYNGSFSGQRQSGRGVAAALLLQHGIEVFAESQLTALIQRVAEADKCRVVDAG from the coding sequence ATGGAAAAAATATTAGTTAGCGCCTGTCTTATGGGGTATGCAGTGCGCTATAACGCCAGCGATAAAGCGCTGGTATCAGCAACGTTAGCGCGCTGGCGCAGCGAACAGCGGCTGGTAATTCACTGTCCGGAGTTGGCGGCCGGTTTACACACGCCACGTTTACCGGCCGAGATTGCCGGTGGCAGCGCAGAACAGGTGCTTACCGGCGCGGCGCGCATCATTGAATCCGATGGCCGGGATGTCACGCAGCATTACGTATTAGCCGCATGGTTAGCGCTGCGCGCGGCGCAAGAGGCACACTGCCGTTTTGCTCTGCTCACCGATGGCAGCCCAACCTGCGGCAGTCAGCAGGTTTATAACGGCAGTTTTAGCGGCCAACGGCAATCCGGTCGAGGCGTTGCTGCCGCATTGCTCCTGCAGCACGGCATCGAAGTGTTTGCCGAATCACAGCTGACCGCGTTGATTCAACGTGTGGCGGAAGCGGATAAATGTCGCGTGGTTGATGCGGGATGA
- the gntT gene encoding gluconate transporter yields MPLLYVAIGVALLLLLMIRFKLNGFIALILVALAVGVMQGMPVNKVIISIKTGVGGTLGSLALIMGFGAMLGKLLADCGGAQRIATTLIAKFGEKHIQWALVLTGFTVGFALFYEVGFVLMLPLVFSIAASARVPLLYVGVPMAAALSVTHGFLPPHPGPTAIATLFNADMGKTLLYGTLLGIPTVILAGPVYARFLKSIDKPIPEGLWNPKTFTEAEMPGFGVSVWTALVPVVLMALRAVAEMLLPKGHVLLPYAEFFGDPIMATLIAVLIAIFTFGLNRGRSMDEVMGTITDSIKIIAMMLLIIGGGGAFKQVLVDSGVDKYIANMMHETNLSPIFMAWSIAAVLRIALGSATVAAITAGGIVAPLIVTSGASPELMVIAVGSGSVIFSHVNDPGFWLFKEYFNLTIGETFRSWSALETIISVCGLVGCLLLASVI; encoded by the coding sequence ATGCCATTACTCTATGTGGCGATTGGCGTAGCGTTACTGCTGCTGCTGATGATCCGTTTCAAACTGAACGGATTTATTGCGCTGATTCTGGTAGCGCTGGCCGTGGGCGTGATGCAGGGCATGCCGGTCAATAAAGTTATCATCTCGATTAAAACCGGTGTTGGCGGCACGCTGGGCAGCCTCGCGCTGATCATGGGTTTCGGCGCGATGCTGGGTAAATTGCTGGCGGATTGTGGCGGGGCGCAGCGTATTGCTACCACGCTGATCGCGAAATTTGGCGAGAAGCATATTCAGTGGGCGCTGGTATTGACCGGTTTCACCGTGGGCTTTGCGCTGTTCTATGAAGTGGGCTTTGTCCTGATGCTGCCGCTGGTATTCAGTATCGCCGCTTCCGCACGGGTGCCACTGCTGTACGTTGGTGTGCCCATGGCCGCCGCGCTTTCGGTAACGCACGGTTTTCTGCCACCGCATCCGGGCCCAACGGCGATTGCCACCTTGTTCAACGCTGATATGGGTAAAACGCTGCTGTACGGTACGCTGCTGGGCATTCCCACGGTTATTCTCGCTGGTCCGGTTTATGCGCGTTTCCTGAAGAGCATCGATAAGCCGATCCCGGAAGGCTTGTGGAATCCAAAAACCTTTACTGAAGCAGAGATGCCGGGCTTTGGCGTTAGCGTCTGGACCGCATTAGTGCCGGTAGTGCTGATGGCGTTACGCGCGGTGGCAGAGATGCTGCTGCCGAAAGGTCACGTGCTGCTGCCATACGCGGAGTTCTTTGGTGATCCGATCATGGCCACCCTGATTGCGGTGCTGATTGCTATCTTCACGTTCGGGTTGAACCGTGGACGCAGCATGGATGAGGTGATGGGCACCATTACCGATTCGATTAAAATCATCGCGATGATGCTGCTGATCATTGGCGGCGGCGGGGCGTTTAAGCAGGTGCTGGTGGACAGCGGCGTCGACAAATATATCGCTAATATGATGCATGAAACCAACCTTTCACCGATCTTCATGGCGTGGTCGATTGCTGCCGTGCTGCGTATTGCGTTGGGTTCGGCCACCGTGGCAGCGATTACCGCAGGCGGGATCGTTGCACCGTTGATCGTTACCAGCGGTGCCAGCCCCGAGTTGATGGTGATTGCGGTGGGTTCCGGCAGCGTGATTTTCTCTCACGTTAACGACCCGGGCTTCTGGTTGTTTAAGGAGTATTTCAACCTGACTATCGGCGAAACCTTCCGCTCGTGGTCCGCACTGGAAACCATCATTTCAGTGTGCGGGCTGGTGGGGTGTTTGCTGCTCGCCAGCGTTATCTAA
- a CDS encoding HAD family hydrolase, whose translation MSMESSLARENQVLSVFDFDGTLTIHDSFIPFLRFSFGKRAFARKIARLALPTLHCMRKKLTRDELKEVLIKTFLTGVEEKWIRQQAQLFCAANWNKLMRPAGLLAVAAEVNSSAQVTICSASPAMVLEPFAERLGINLIGTQLEVVDGILTGKITGHNCRCGQKVKRLESVYGPLHNYHLRAWGDTRGDFELLAAAQDPHWRHFHPTWKKRRVPMEKLRMLRLDP comes from the coding sequence ATGTCCATGGAATCCTCCTTAGCGCGTGAAAATCAGGTGCTGTCAGTGTTTGATTTTGACGGCACGTTGACTATTCACGATAGCTTCATCCCGTTTCTGCGCTTCAGTTTTGGCAAACGCGCTTTTGCGCGCAAAATTGCCAGGTTAGCGCTGCCCACGCTGCACTGCATGCGGAAAAAGCTGACGCGTGATGAGCTGAAAGAAGTGCTGATTAAAACGTTTTTGACCGGCGTCGAGGAGAAGTGGATTCGTCAGCAGGCGCAGCTATTCTGCGCGGCAAACTGGAACAAGTTGATGCGCCCGGCAGGCCTGTTGGCGGTGGCTGCTGAGGTGAACTCCAGCGCGCAAGTGACCATCTGTTCCGCCTCGCCTGCGATGGTGTTAGAGCCGTTTGCTGAGCGTTTGGGCATCAATCTGATCGGCACCCAATTAGAGGTGGTGGACGGCATTCTCACTGGCAAGATTACCGGTCACAACTGCCGCTGCGGGCAAAAGGTCAAGCGACTGGAAAGCGTCTACGGCCCGCTGCATAACTATCACCTGCGCGCCTGGGGCGATACGCGCGGTGATTTTGAATTACTGGCCGCCGCGCAGGACCCGCACTGGCGTCATTTCCATCCAACGTGGAAAAAACGCCGCGTGCCGATGGAAAAACTGCGCATGTTGCGTCTTGATCCTTAG